The following proteins come from a genomic window of Halanaerobiaceae bacterium ANBcell28:
- the dusB gene encoding tRNA dihydrouridine synthase DusB produces the protein MDIGKIKIKSSVFLAPMAGISDYPYRQLIRKMGCKLLYSEMVSSKGLVYGSDRSYELMEYNKTNDSYFAIQLFGEDPKYMAEAAKIIEEKVQPSIIDINMGCPMPKIVKNGSGAALMKNPQLAGKIIRAVVEAVDLPVSFKIRSGWKQEEINADKIALIGEEAGAKAVAVHARTRGQFYDGVADWEIIKLVKSKVDIPVIGNGDIFTPEDAKKMKKRTKCDGIMIGRGAQGNPWLIKRAIHYLGTGILLPEPSYEEVIKMALKHLQKSVDYFGEKVAVPRMRKHLAWYIKGMPYSTEIKQEINRMKEYLQLEKLLDNYLIKIKRYL, from the coding sequence ATGGATATTGGTAAGATAAAAATAAAGTCCTCAGTCTTTTTGGCTCCTATGGCTGGAATAAGTGATTATCCTTATAGACAGCTTATTAGAAAGATGGGCTGTAAACTACTATATAGTGAGATGGTTAGTAGTAAAGGCTTGGTTTATGGGAGCGATAGGTCATATGAATTAATGGAGTATAATAAAACTAACGATAGCTATTTTGCAATTCAACTTTTTGGGGAAGATCCGAAATATATGGCAGAGGCAGCAAAAATAATTGAAGAGAAAGTTCAACCAAGTATAATAGATATTAATATGGGCTGTCCTATGCCTAAGATTGTAAAAAATGGTTCTGGGGCCGCTTTGATGAAAAATCCACAACTAGCCGGTAAAATTATTAGGGCAGTGGTTGAAGCTGTTGATTTACCAGTAAGTTTTAAAATAAGGTCAGGTTGGAAACAGGAAGAAATTAATGCAGATAAGATAGCTCTTATAGGCGAAGAAGCGGGTGCAAAGGCAGTAGCTGTACATGCTAGAACAAGAGGGCAATTTTATGACGGTGTTGCAGATTGGGAGATAATAAAGTTAGTAAAAAGCAAAGTTGATATACCTGTTATTGGAAATGGAGACATTTTCACTCCGGAAGATGCAAAAAAAATGAAAAAAAGAACTAAATGTGATGGAATTATGATAGGAAGGGGTGCGCAAGGAAATCCCTGGTTAATAAAAAGAGCTATTCATTATTTAGGCACAGGTATTTTATTACCTGAGCCTAGTTATGAAGAAGTTATAAAGATGGCGTTAAAACATTTGCAGAAATCAGTAGACTATTTCGGTGAAAAGGTAGCTGTGCCTCGTATGCGAAAACACCTGGCGTGGTATATAAAAGGGATGCCTTACTCCACAGAAATTAAACAAGAAATTAATAGAATGAAAGAATATCTTCAATTAGAAAAGTTATTAGATAATTATTTAATTAAAATAAAAAGATATTTATAG